From Flavobacterium alkalisoli, the proteins below share one genomic window:
- a CDS encoding ABC transporter ATP-binding protein, which produces MIQVHNLKKVYNGTTVLNIPNLDIPKGESFGLVGNNGAGKTTFFSLLLDLIQPTQGYITTNSIKVNESEGWKPFTSAFIDETFLIGYLTPEEYFYFIGELRGWNKADVDALLTKHEDFFNGEILNRKKYLRDLSKGNQKKVGIIAALIGKPEVVILDEPFANLDPTTQFRLKKIIKELAEDGNTTVLVSSHDLAHTIEVSNRIVALHKGEVVKDIITSQETLRELEEFFAV; this is translated from the coding sequence ATGATACAAGTACATAATCTTAAAAAAGTATATAACGGAACCACCGTATTAAACATACCTAACCTTGATATACCTAAAGGCGAAAGTTTTGGCCTGGTAGGTAATAACGGTGCAGGAAAAACAACTTTCTTTAGCCTTCTACTGGATTTAATTCAGCCTACACAAGGATATATTACTACAAATAGTATTAAAGTTAACGAAAGCGAAGGGTGGAAGCCGTTTACTTCGGCATTTATAGATGAGACATTCCTAATAGGTTATCTTACTCCGGAAGAGTACTTTTACTTTATAGGTGAATTAAGAGGATGGAACAAAGCAGATGTTGATGCTCTTTTAACTAAGCATGAAGACTTTTTTAATGGAGAGATTCTTAACAGGAAAAAATATCTAAGAGACCTTTCTAAAGGTAACCAAAAAAAAGTAGGCATAATAGCAGCGCTTATTGGCAAGCCTGAGGTAGTAATACTTGATGAGCCGTTTGCTAATCTGGACCCAACAACACAATTCAGACTTAAAAAGATAATAAAAGAGCTTGCAGAAGACGGTAATACAACAGTGCTTGTTTCAAGCCATGATTTAGCTCATACAATAGAGGTAAGCAATCGTATTGTAGCACTTCATAAAGGAGAGGTGGTTAAAGACATTATAACCTCTCAGGAAACACTAAGGGA
- a CDS encoding DUF5687 family protein — MFRKLLSLEWKAFLRSKSFAGNVAIKVFMAIGAIYFTLVFLALGFFSFDMIKDSGLASDPLELISKYLIYYIVFDLVIRLFFQKIPVINIRPLLPLPVKRSTIVNFALGKTMVSFFNIMHAFFFVPFSIKLLVEGYDTLHVVFWHISMLAIIYSNNFLNLLLNNKDGLFAIFIGLILAFGGLQYFGIFDLTDYTGPVFHALYTTGYAFVVPLLIVVGLGIVTYKYFYKNLYLDAGLTSKHEEAKTEEYTWLNQFGTLGTFLKNDIKLIRRNKRSKTTVFISIVFLFYGMLFFTGALEMYDTPIWKMFAAIFVSGGFLFTFGQFVPSWDSAYYPLMMSQNIQYKEYIASKWWLIVIGTLVSAIISSFYLYFGWEVYILILIGAVYNIGVNSYLVLLGGAFIKTPIDLASSKQAFGDKKAFNLKVFLISMPKLVLPLILYGIGYYFYSPEAGYALVVLAGILGFAFRNKVFALIERIYKSEKYDTLAAYKQKN, encoded by the coding sequence ATGTTTAGAAAATTACTGAGCCTGGAATGGAAAGCATTCTTAAGGTCTAAGTCCTTTGCCGGAAACGTAGCTATAAAAGTATTTATGGCTATTGGGGCAATATATTTTACGCTTGTATTTCTTGCACTTGGCTTTTTTAGCTTTGATATGATTAAAGATAGTGGCCTGGCTTCAGATCCTTTAGAGCTTATAAGCAAATACCTTATTTACTATATTGTTTTTGATTTGGTTATAAGGCTTTTTTTCCAAAAAATACCTGTAATAAACATACGGCCGTTATTACCGCTTCCAGTAAAACGAAGCACTATCGTGAATTTTGCATTGGGGAAAACCATGGTTTCTTTCTTCAATATAATGCACGCTTTCTTCTTTGTGCCTTTTTCAATAAAATTGTTGGTTGAGGGCTACGACACCCTGCATGTTGTGTTTTGGCACATAAGCATGCTGGCTATTATATACAGTAATAATTTTCTTAACTTACTGCTTAACAATAAAGACGGCCTGTTTGCCATCTTTATAGGATTGATACTGGCATTTGGAGGCCTTCAGTATTTTGGCATATTTGATTTAACCGATTATACGGGGCCTGTTTTTCATGCATTGTATACAACAGGATATGCTTTTGTTGTTCCGCTACTTATAGTAGTTGGATTGGGGATTGTTACCTATAAATATTTTTATAAGAACCTATATCTTGATGCCGGACTTACAAGCAAGCATGAGGAAGCAAAAACAGAGGAGTATACATGGCTTAATCAGTTTGGCACATTGGGAACCTTCCTTAAAAACGACATTAAGCTTATTCGCAGGAATAAAAGATCTAAAACCACAGTGTTTATAAGTATTGTTTTCCTGTTTTACGGAATGTTATTTTTTACCGGTGCTTTAGAAATGTATGATACGCCAATATGGAAAATGTTTGCTGCCATATTTGTAAGTGGTGGTTTCCTGTTCACCTTTGGGCAGTTTGTACCAAGCTGGGACAGTGCTTACTATCCTCTTATGATGAGCCAGAATATACAATACAAAGAATATATAGCATCAAAATGGTGGCTTATAGTTATAGGTACATTGGTTTCGGCAATTATAAGTTCTTTTTACCTGTATTTTGGTTGGGAGGTATATATACTTATCCTTATTGGGGCAGTATATAATATAGGTGTAAACTCTTATTTGGTACTTTTGGGCGGGGCGTTTATAAAAACACCTATAGACCTTGCTTCAAGCAAACAGGCTTTTGGTGATAAAAAAGCTTTTAACCTTAAGGTTTTCCTTATTTCAATGCCTAAGCTTGTATTACCATTAATACTTTACGGAATAGGCTATTATTTCTATAGTCCCGAGGCAGGATATGCTTTAGTAGTGTTGGCTGGTATATTGGGCTTTGCTTTCAGGAATAAAGTATTCGCTTTAATTGAGCGTATTTACAAATCGGAGAAGTATGATACGCTTGCGGCATATAAACAAAAAAACTAA